In Mycolicibacterium mucogenicum DSM 44124, the following are encoded in one genomic region:
- the lmeA gene encoding mannan chain length control protein LmeA encodes MRKVLTRLLIPAVVLILAVVGTDFGFAIFAEYRMSRSVRTAAHLHFDPWVSILGFPFATQAARGRYQQVEVKAAAVAHPVVGKASIEATLYDMVATPKSWLIGPDAKLTAAKLESRIIVDSTHVGRFMGIKDLLVEAPTNDSNDATGGTTESGISENHGLVFTGTPAAAGLDKRVSVSVDLSITGADRTNLVFTATDVLTGPGTAEEKVPDDKKAAVLRAFSTTMPGMKLPFGLTPTSEGARGSDVIIEGIATGVTVPLDGFRQS; translated from the coding sequence ATGCGTAAGGTGCTGACCCGGCTGCTGATCCCAGCAGTCGTGCTGATCCTCGCGGTCGTCGGCACCGATTTCGGCTTCGCGATCTTCGCCGAATATCGAATGTCCCGCAGCGTCCGGACGGCGGCCCACCTGCACTTCGATCCGTGGGTGTCGATCCTCGGTTTCCCCTTCGCAACCCAGGCGGCGCGGGGCCGCTACCAGCAGGTCGAGGTCAAGGCGGCCGCCGTCGCGCACCCCGTCGTCGGCAAGGCGTCCATCGAGGCCACGCTGTACGACATGGTCGCGACGCCCAAGTCCTGGCTCATCGGACCCGACGCCAAATTGACCGCGGCGAAGCTGGAAAGCCGCATCATCGTCGACTCGACCCATGTCGGCCGCTTCATGGGCATCAAGGACCTATTGGTGGAAGCCCCCACCAACGATTCCAACGATGCGACCGGCGGCACCACCGAATCCGGCATCTCCGAGAACCACGGCCTCGTGTTCACCGGGACCCCGGCCGCCGCCGGCCTCGACAAGCGCGTCAGCGTCTCGGTGGACCTGTCCATCACCGGCGCCGACCGCACCAACCTGGTGTTCACGGCGACCGACGTGCTCACCGGCCCGGGCACCGCGGAAGAAAAGGTGCCCGACGACAAGAAGGCCGCGGTCCTGCGGGCCTTCTCCACCACGATGCCGGGAATGAAGCTGCCGTTCGGGCTGACCCCGACCAGCGAGGGGGCCCGCGGCTCCGACGTCATCATCGAAGGCATCGCGACGGGAGTAACCGTGCCCCTGGATGGGTTCAGACAATCATGA
- a CDS encoding DUF4395 domain-containing protein, protein MSDNSIETPQVDVRGPRFAAWVTTAVLILTLLVSAASPIAAAVILGLQAVVFAIGAIGGPRKHPYGRIFATFIAPRLAPVSEKEPVAPLKFAQLVGLLFAIVGFVGFATGITALGLGATAFALIAAFLNAAFGICLGCQIYPLVARFRGTGAPATT, encoded by the coding sequence ATGTCAGACAATTCCATCGAAACCCCGCAGGTCGACGTGCGCGGACCCCGCTTCGCAGCCTGGGTCACCACCGCCGTGCTGATCCTCACGCTGCTCGTTTCGGCCGCCAGCCCGATCGCCGCGGCCGTGATTCTCGGTCTGCAGGCCGTCGTGTTCGCGATCGGCGCCATCGGCGGACCGCGCAAGCATCCCTACGGCCGGATCTTCGCCACCTTCATCGCGCCGCGGCTGGCCCCGGTGAGCGAGAAGGAACCGGTCGCGCCGCTGAAGTTCGCCCAGCTCGTCGGACTGCTGTTCGCCATCGTGGGATTCGTCGGCTTCGCGACGGGTATCACCGCGCTGGGCCTCGGTGCCACCGCGTTCGCGTTGATCGCCGCCTTCCTCAACGCCGCCTTCGGCATCTGCCTCGGTTGCCAGATTTACCCGCTCGTGGCGCGATTCCGCGGCACCGGCGCCCCCGCCACCACCTGA
- the pstS gene encoding phosphate ABC transporter substrate-binding protein PstS, which yields MKFTSIGKAFVVTAAAASLAVGMTACGNDNKSGTASSSSGSAAECGGKNALTAEGSTAQQNAIAEFNKAWGQVCSGKNLSYNGTGSGAGRQQFIAKQVDFAGSDSALAKEQIEKAAERCGGNPAWNLPLVFGPVALAYHLEGVSKLVVNADVLAKIFQGEIKKWNDPAIAALNAGTTLPDADIKPVYRSDSSGTTDNFQKYLSAAAPESWKKGAGSEFQGGAGEGAQKSAGVVQAVQATPGAIGYVEKSPAAAAGLPFAQIDTGSGAVELTDDNAKKAIASAKFAKDGNDLALDLKSLYSTKEAGAYPLVLATYEIVCSKGYDADTAAAVKSFLKVAANQGQANLSKAGYIPLPDAFKTRLLQSVDAIA from the coding sequence GTGAAGTTCACCAGCATCGGTAAAGCATTCGTCGTCACCGCAGCGGCCGCATCGCTTGCCGTCGGCATGACTGCGTGTGGCAATGACAACAAGTCCGGCACCGCGTCGTCGTCGTCCGGTTCGGCCGCCGAGTGCGGCGGCAAGAACGCGCTGACCGCCGAGGGCTCGACCGCGCAGCAGAACGCCATCGCCGAGTTCAACAAGGCTTGGGGCCAGGTGTGCTCGGGCAAGAACCTGTCCTACAACGGCACCGGCTCGGGCGCCGGCCGCCAGCAGTTCATCGCCAAGCAGGTCGACTTCGCCGGTTCCGACTCGGCGCTGGCCAAGGAGCAGATCGAGAAGGCCGCCGAGCGTTGCGGTGGCAACCCGGCGTGGAACCTGCCGCTGGTCTTCGGCCCCGTCGCCCTGGCGTACCACCTCGAAGGCGTGAGCAAGCTCGTCGTCAACGCCGACGTGCTGGCCAAGATCTTCCAGGGCGAGATCAAGAAGTGGAACGACCCGGCCATCGCCGCGCTGAACGCGGGCACCACCCTGCCGGACGCCGACATCAAGCCCGTCTACCGCTCGGACTCGTCGGGCACCACCGACAACTTCCAGAAGTACCTGTCGGCCGCGGCTCCGGAGAGCTGGAAGAAGGGCGCCGGCAGCGAGTTCCAGGGCGGCGCCGGTGAGGGCGCGCAGAAGTCGGCCGGCGTCGTACAGGCCGTGCAGGCCACCCCGGGTGCCATCGGCTACGTCGAGAAGAGCCCGGCCGCCGCTGCCGGTCTGCCGTTCGCGCAGATCGACACCGGTTCGGGCGCAGTCGAACTGACCGACGACAACGCCAAGAAGGCCATCGCGTCCGCCAAGTTCGCCAAGGACGGCAACGACCTGGCCCTCGACCTGAAGTCGCTGTACTCGACCAAGGAAGCCGGCGCCTACCCGCTGGTGCTGGCCACCTACGAGATCGTCTGCTCGAAGGGCTACGACGCCGACACCGCCGCCGCGGTGAAGTCGTTCCTGAAGGTGGCCGCCAACCAGGGCCAGGCCAACCTGTCGAAGGCGGGCTACATCCCGCTGCCCGACGCCTTCAAGACGCGTCTGCTGCAGTCGGTCGACGCAATCGCTTAA
- a CDS encoding DUF1416 domain-containing protein, with translation MCSAPKQGLTLPASVDLEKETVITGRVVDGSGQPVGGAFVRLLDSTDEFTAEVVASATGDFRFFAAPGTWTLRALSKVGNGDAVVAPTGAGIHEVDVKVA, from the coding sequence ATGTGCTCTGCACCCAAGCAAGGCCTGACGCTGCCGGCCAGCGTTGACCTGGAGAAGGAAACGGTCATCACCGGCCGCGTCGTCGACGGCTCGGGCCAGCCGGTCGGTGGGGCATTCGTGCGCCTGCTGGACAGCACGGACGAGTTCACCGCCGAGGTCGTCGCGTCGGCCACCGGTGACTTCCGCTTCTTCGCCGCGCCCGGCACCTGGACGCTGCGCGCACTGTCCAAGGTCGGCAACGGCGACGCCGTGGTTGCGCCGACCGGTGCCGGCATCCACGAGGTCGACGTCAAGGTCGCATGA
- a CDS encoding Ms5788A family Cys-rich leader peptide, with translation MLAPRELLLTKRRAVDLCRVAGCCCCCCSC, from the coding sequence GTGTTGGCCCCCCGCGAGCTCCTGCTCACCAAGCGTCGCGCAGTAGATCTGTGCCGCGTTGCGGGTTGTTGCTGTTGTTGTTGTAGCTGCTGA
- a CDS encoding sulfurtransferase, whose amino-acid sequence MARSDVLVSTEWAENNLDTAGVVFVEVDENTSAYDDEGHIPGAVKLDWRDDLQDSVKRDFVDQQQFSKLLSDKGISNDDTVILYGGNNNWFAAYAYWYFKLYGHDDVKLLDGGRKRWELDDRPLVKDATVRPATSYEAKPIDNSIRAFRDEVIAAINTKNLVDVRSPDEFSGKILAPAHLPQEQSQRPGHVPSAINVPWSRAANDDGTFKSDEELAKIYADAGLDGEKETIAYCRIGERSSHTWFVLQELLGHRNVKNYDGSWTEYGSLVGAPIELGN is encoded by the coding sequence ATGGCACGTTCCGACGTCCTGGTCTCGACCGAATGGGCCGAGAACAACCTCGACACCGCCGGCGTGGTGTTCGTCGAGGTCGACGAGAACACCAGCGCCTACGACGACGAGGGGCACATCCCCGGCGCCGTCAAGCTGGACTGGCGCGATGATCTGCAGGACTCGGTCAAGCGTGACTTCGTCGACCAGCAGCAGTTCTCGAAGCTGTTGTCCGACAAGGGCATCAGCAACGACGACACCGTCATCCTGTACGGCGGCAACAACAACTGGTTCGCGGCTTACGCCTACTGGTACTTCAAGCTGTACGGCCACGACGACGTCAAGCTGCTCGACGGCGGCCGCAAGCGCTGGGAGCTCGACGACCGCCCGCTGGTCAAGGACGCCACCGTCCGCCCGGCGACCTCGTACGAGGCCAAGCCCATCGACAACAGCATCCGCGCGTTCCGCGACGAGGTGATCGCCGCGATCAACACCAAGAACCTGGTCGACGTGCGTTCGCCCGACGAGTTCTCCGGCAAGATTCTGGCTCCCGCGCACCTGCCGCAGGAGCAGAGCCAGCGCCCCGGCCACGTGCCGAGCGCCATCAACGTGCCGTGGAGCCGGGCCGCAAACGACGACGGCACCTTCAAGTCCGACGAGGAGCTGGCGAAGATCTACGCCGACGCCGGCCTCGACGGCGAGAAGGAGACCATCGCCTACTGCCGCATCGGTGAGCGTTCGTCGCACACCTGGTTCGTGCTGCAGGAACTGCTCGGCCACCGGAATGTAAAGAACTACGACGGCAGTTGGACCGAATACGGCTCCCTGGTGGGTGCCCCGATCGAGTTGGGAAACTGA
- a CDS encoding APC family permease codes for MINTPPSDPATTLEAAPGTHTMLQRGLGVGSIVFMVVAAAAPLAVVTASVPIIISVSGSAAAPQFFLIAMVILALFSVGFTSMSKYVPNAGAFYSYIQRGLGRHVGVGAAALALGSYGVMLIGLYTYLGVATSKLLTAVHIGIPWWASAIGWVCLVGVLGYRDIELSSKVLGVLLIAETLAVVLVDIGVICAGGAGWSGGEGGLSLVPLSPSEFATGAPSLGLMFAFFCFIGFEATAVFRNEAKDPDRTIPRATYTAVVFIGLFYALAAWAVVEGLGVDRAVDAAKAEPENVVQNLASTYVSPILTDVIQVLLVTSFFACVLSFHNVITRYQFTLATKGLLPASLAEIDERHRTPSRSSLVFTVISLTAMVAVAVIGWDPITQTYMWFSGASTLGLIALMAMTSLAVIVFFRTQEHGASLWHTVIAPGLSFLGLTAILLLVIKNFALLVGSTTTAVVLGGLIAAIFAAGVVVAERVRRRRPDRYRALVQDN; via the coding sequence ATGATCAACACTCCACCATCCGACCCCGCGACGACGCTGGAAGCAGCGCCCGGGACACACACCATGCTGCAGCGCGGGCTGGGCGTGGGCTCCATCGTGTTCATGGTCGTCGCCGCGGCCGCCCCGCTGGCCGTCGTCACCGCCAGCGTCCCGATCATCATCTCGGTGAGCGGCAGCGCCGCCGCCCCGCAGTTCTTCCTGATCGCGATGGTGATCCTGGCGCTGTTCTCGGTCGGCTTCACCTCGATGAGCAAGTACGTGCCGAATGCCGGCGCGTTCTACTCGTACATCCAGCGCGGGCTGGGGCGGCACGTCGGGGTAGGGGCGGCGGCGTTGGCGCTGGGGTCCTACGGGGTGATGCTCATCGGGCTGTACACCTACCTCGGTGTGGCCACGTCGAAGCTGTTGACCGCCGTGCACATCGGAATTCCGTGGTGGGCCAGTGCGATTGGCTGGGTCTGTCTAGTCGGGGTGCTGGGCTACCGCGACATCGAGCTGAGCTCCAAGGTGCTGGGCGTGCTGCTTATCGCCGAGACGCTGGCCGTAGTGCTCGTCGACATCGGCGTCATCTGTGCGGGCGGAGCCGGCTGGTCCGGCGGTGAGGGCGGCCTGAGCCTCGTACCGCTGTCACCGTCCGAATTCGCCACAGGTGCACCGAGTCTCGGGCTGATGTTCGCGTTCTTCTGCTTCATCGGATTCGAGGCCACCGCGGTGTTCCGGAATGAGGCCAAGGACCCCGACCGCACCATCCCGCGGGCGACCTACACCGCGGTGGTCTTCATCGGCCTGTTCTACGCCCTGGCGGCGTGGGCCGTCGTCGAGGGCCTGGGCGTCGACCGCGCCGTCGACGCTGCCAAGGCCGAGCCCGAGAACGTCGTGCAGAACCTGGCGAGCACCTACGTCTCGCCGATCCTCACCGACGTCATCCAGGTGCTGCTGGTGACCAGCTTCTTCGCCTGCGTGCTGTCGTTCCACAACGTCATCACGCGCTACCAGTTCACGTTGGCGACCAAGGGGCTGCTGCCCGCGTCGCTCGCCGAGATCGACGAACGCCACCGCACGCCGTCCCGCTCGTCGCTGGTGTTCACGGTGATCTCGCTGACCGCGATGGTCGCCGTCGCGGTGATCGGCTGGGACCCGATCACCCAGACCTACATGTGGTTCTCCGGCGCGTCCACACTGGGCCTCATCGCCCTCATGGCAATGACGAGCCTGGCCGTCATCGTCTTCTTCCGGACGCAGGAGCACGGTGCGAGCCTGTGGCACACCGTGATCGCGCCCGGCCTGTCCTTCCTTGGCCTCACCGCGATCCTGCTGCTGGTGATCAAGAACTTCGCGCTCCTGGTCGGCAGCACCACCACCGCGGTCGTGCTCGGCGGGCTCATCGCCGCGATCTTCGCCGCGGGCGTCGTCGTCGCCGAGCGGGTCCGGCGCCGCCGTCCCGACCGCTACCGGGCGCTGGTGCAGGACAACTAG
- a CDS encoding FABP family protein, with protein MTSDQDPDGLGELGALSGSGDRAIAAAADRAKATAARNVPGFDDLPLPADTANLREGADFNDALLALLPLVGVWRGEGEGRDSAGDYRFGQQIIVSHNGGDYLNWDARSWRLDENGEYAGPGLRETGYWRFVNDPNDPHGQDESQAIELLLAHSAGYVELFYGTPLNQASWELATDALARSKSGMLVGGAKRLYGIIENGDLAYVEERVDADGGLTPHLSARLSRFVG; from the coding sequence GTGACGTCCGACCAGGACCCTGACGGCTTGGGCGAGCTCGGCGCACTGAGCGGCTCCGGCGACCGCGCCATCGCCGCGGCAGCCGATCGCGCCAAGGCCACGGCCGCGCGCAACGTGCCCGGGTTCGACGACCTGCCGCTGCCCGCGGATACCGCCAACCTGCGCGAAGGTGCGGACTTCAACGACGCCCTGCTGGCCCTGCTGCCGCTCGTCGGCGTCTGGCGCGGTGAGGGCGAGGGCCGCGATTCCGCCGGCGACTACCGGTTCGGTCAGCAGATCATCGTGTCGCACAACGGCGGCGACTACCTCAACTGGGATGCCCGCTCCTGGCGGCTCGACGAGAACGGCGAATACGCCGGCCCGGGCCTGCGCGAGACCGGCTACTGGCGGTTCGTGAACGATCCGAACGATCCCCACGGGCAGGACGAGTCCCAGGCCATCGAGCTGCTGCTGGCGCATTCGGCCGGCTACGTCGAGCTGTTCTACGGCACCCCGCTGAACCAGGCCTCCTGGGAACTGGCGACCGACGCCCTGGCCCGCAGCAAGTCCGGCATGCTCGTCGGCGGCGCGAAGCGGCTGTACGGGATCATCGAGAACGGCGACCTGGCCTACGTCGAGGAGCGCGTGGACGCCGACGGCGGCCTGACCCCGCACCTCTCCGCGCGCCTGTCGCGTTTCGTCGGCTGA
- a CDS encoding thioredoxin family protein, with product MNSTVVVLTVLVAALGIAYIIGRLLTLRAGLMKEVVPAEASAENDNADLGLSTTGPTVVHFSATWCGPCAAVRRVVDQVCDDLGVAHVELDLDANPVAARRLSVLSLPTTFIFDAAGQQRYRTAGVPKSADLREALLPLLA from the coding sequence ATGAACTCCACAGTTGTGGTGCTGACGGTCCTGGTCGCCGCGCTCGGGATCGCGTACATCATCGGCCGCCTGCTGACGCTGCGCGCCGGCCTGATGAAGGAAGTGGTACCGGCCGAGGCGTCGGCCGAAAACGACAACGCCGACCTCGGCCTGTCGACCACCGGCCCGACCGTCGTGCATTTCAGCGCAACGTGGTGCGGACCCTGCGCGGCCGTGCGCCGCGTCGTCGACCAGGTGTGTGACGACCTCGGGGTCGCGCACGTCGAACTCGATCTCGACGCCAATCCCGTTGCGGCCCGACGACTGTCGGTGCTCTCGCTGCCGACGACATTCATCTTCGACGCCGCGGGGCAGCAGCGGTACCGCACGGCGGGCGTCCCGAAATCCGCTGATCTGCGCGAGGCCCTGCTACCGCTGTTGGCCTGA
- a CDS encoding YgfZ/GcvT domain-containing protein has protein sequence MSAVPAPESGPDAGAVWHYGDPLGEQRAAATEAIVVDRGHRATIALTGDDRQSWLHTISSQHVSALPEGSVVQNLSLDGQGRVEDHWLQTELGGATTLDTESWRGQPLADFLRKMVFWSKVEVNPADLAVLSLLGPAVNQLDLPTPDTDWTAAPLPQGGFVRRLGAEEIELVVPRADAAAWRQRLLDAGVRPAGLWAYEALRVAALRPRLGVDTDERTIPHEVGWIGGPGVGAVHLDKGCYRGQETVARVHNLGKPPRMLVLLHLDGGDDRPATGDPVLAGGRAIGRVGTVAEHVDLGPIALALLKRGVPADTELTTGGDAQVPAAIDADSLPEADTSAGAGRAAVDRLRGGARN, from the coding sequence ATGAGCGCAGTTCCCGCCCCCGAATCCGGACCCGACGCCGGCGCCGTCTGGCACTACGGCGACCCGCTCGGGGAGCAGCGTGCCGCCGCCACCGAGGCCATCGTCGTCGACCGCGGCCACCGCGCGACCATCGCACTCACCGGCGACGACCGCCAGAGCTGGCTGCACACCATCTCGAGCCAGCACGTCAGCGCCCTGCCGGAGGGGTCCGTCGTCCAGAACCTGAGCCTCGACGGCCAGGGCCGCGTCGAGGACCACTGGCTGCAGACCGAGCTCGGCGGCGCCACCACGCTGGACACCGAATCGTGGCGCGGGCAGCCGCTCGCCGACTTCCTGCGCAAGATGGTGTTCTGGTCCAAGGTCGAGGTGAACCCGGCCGACCTCGCGGTGCTGTCGCTGCTCGGACCCGCCGTCAACCAGCTGGACCTGCCGACCCCGGACACCGACTGGACGGCCGCGCCGCTGCCCCAGGGCGGTTTCGTGCGCCGGCTGGGCGCCGAGGAGATCGAGCTCGTGGTGCCGCGGGCCGACGCCGCGGCATGGCGACAGCGGCTGCTGGATGCGGGCGTCCGGCCCGCCGGGTTGTGGGCCTACGAGGCCCTGCGGGTGGCGGCGCTGCGGCCGCGGTTGGGTGTCGACACCGATGAGCGCACCATCCCGCATGAGGTCGGCTGGATCGGCGGGCCGGGCGTCGGCGCCGTGCATCTGGACAAGGGCTGCTACCGCGGCCAGGAGACCGTCGCGCGGGTCCACAACCTGGGCAAGCCGCCCCGCATGCTGGTCCTGCTGCATCTCGACGGCGGCGATGACCGTCCCGCGACGGGTGATCCGGTGCTCGCCGGTGGCCGGGCGATCGGCCGCGTGGGCACCGTCGCCGAGCATGTGGACCTGGGCCCGATCGCGCTGGCGCTGCTCAAGCGCGGCGTGCCCGCTGATACGGAGCTGACCACCGGCGGTGACGCCCAGGTGCCCGCCGCGATCGACGCGGACTCGCTGCCGGAGGCCGATACGTCCGCCGGCGCGGGCCGGGCCGCGGTGGACCGGTTGCGCGGCGGCGCCCGGAACTAG
- a CDS encoding winged helix-turn-helix transcriptional regulator — MDLLLLTVDPHPESVLPALALLPHSVRPAPTEVSSLLEAGNADVAIVDARTDLAAARGLCRLLGSTGASVPVVAVVNEGGLVAVNVEWGIDEILLPGTGPAEIDARLRLLVGRRNGVADQQSAGKITLGELVIDEGTYTARLRGKPLDLTYKEFELLKYLAQHAGRVFTRAQLLQEVWGYDFFGGTRTVDVHVRRLRAKLGPDYESLIGTVRNVGYKAVRPARGRTNGAPESVDDIDDEDDGDSGDVENGARQTQPVQ; from the coding sequence TTGGATCTTCTGCTACTGACCGTCGACCCGCACCCGGAGTCTGTGCTCCCGGCGCTGGCGCTACTGCCGCACAGTGTGCGGCCGGCACCCACCGAGGTGTCGTCGTTGCTGGAAGCCGGCAACGCCGATGTGGCGATCGTCGACGCGCGCACTGATCTCGCGGCCGCCCGCGGACTCTGTCGTCTGCTGGGCAGCACCGGAGCGTCGGTACCCGTGGTGGCCGTGGTCAACGAAGGCGGCCTGGTGGCCGTCAACGTCGAGTGGGGTATCGACGAAATCCTGCTGCCCGGCACCGGCCCGGCCGAGATCGACGCCCGGCTGCGGCTGCTCGTGGGACGCCGTAACGGCGTCGCCGACCAGCAGAGCGCCGGCAAGATTACGCTCGGCGAACTCGTCATCGACGAGGGCACCTACACCGCGCGGCTACGTGGCAAGCCTCTCGACCTGACCTACAAGGAATTCGAGCTGCTGAAGTACCTGGCTCAGCACGCCGGCCGGGTCTTCACCCGCGCCCAATTGCTCCAGGAGGTGTGGGGCTACGACTTCTTCGGCGGCACCCGCACCGTCGACGTGCACGTCCGGCGCCTGCGCGCCAAGCTCGGCCCCGACTACGAGTCGCTGATCGGCACCGTCCGCAACGTCGGTTACAAGGCCGTCCGGCCCGCACGCGGCCGCACCAACGGCGCCCCCGAATCGGTCGACGACATCGACGACGAGGACGACGGCGACTCCGGTGACGTCGAGAACGGCGCCCGCCAGACCCAGCCCGTGCAGTGA
- a CDS encoding aminotransferase class IV, with translation MTTPPPIVVAVDGCRATVRADDPVFSRGDGVFETSLVRSGAVCLLDEHLARLTASAALAGLPCPDSVRWLTAVTAAVSQWPDGEAVLRLVLGRGADGVVAFVMVSAVPARVAAARRDGVEAVTLVRPHWPLAAAKSLSYAANVAALRHAERAGAGDAVFVDATGAVLEGPRSAIVLAVRGAAGEPVLVTPDASSILPSTTQHALFAAAAAQGVECVHRRVTVPDLFAAQGVWLLSAITLAARVHTLDGRTLAASPFEALIGGLIDGQI, from the coding sequence GTGACCACCCCGCCGCCGATCGTCGTCGCAGTCGACGGCTGCCGGGCCACGGTCCGCGCCGACGATCCCGTGTTCTCGCGCGGCGACGGGGTCTTCGAGACCTCACTGGTGCGGTCCGGGGCCGTCTGCCTGTTGGACGAGCATCTGGCGCGGCTGACGGCGTCGGCGGCGTTGGCGGGCCTGCCGTGTCCCGATTCCGTCCGATGGCTGACGGCGGTGACGGCCGCGGTGAGCCAGTGGCCCGACGGGGAGGCCGTGCTGCGGCTGGTGCTCGGCCGCGGCGCCGACGGTGTGGTGGCGTTCGTGATGGTCTCGGCCGTGCCGGCGCGCGTCGCCGCGGCCCGCCGGGACGGTGTCGAGGCGGTGACACTGGTGCGGCCGCACTGGCCGCTGGCGGCCGCGAAATCGTTGTCCTATGCCGCGAACGTCGCCGCGCTGCGGCATGCCGAACGGGCCGGTGCCGGTGACGCCGTGTTCGTCGACGCGACGGGCGCGGTGCTCGAAGGGCCGCGCTCGGCCATCGTGCTGGCGGTCCGTGGCGCGGCCGGCGAACCGGTTCTGGTGACGCCCGATGCGTCGTCGATCCTGCCGTCGACCACGCAGCACGCGCTGTTCGCCGCCGCCGCGGCGCAGGGTGTCGAGTGTGTGCACCGGCGGGTGACTGTGCCGGATTTGTTTGCCGCACAAGGTGTTTGGCTGCTTTCGGCGATCACGCTGGCGGCGCGGGTGCACACCTTGGACGGGCGGACGCTGGCGGCTTCGCCTTTCGAGGCCTTGATCGGCGGGTTGATCGACGGGCAGATCTGA
- the mshD gene encoding mycothiol synthase, with protein sequence MTELTWHTALSAADQTAIRELVAAATAADGVAPVGDQVLRELPLDRTRHLLAHDSGALVGYLNLAPDMAEAVVAVDARRRGIGSELIRTGLAAGGPATRIWAHGNLDAARATAAALGLTAVRELWQMRRSLSALPALTEVPGVRLTTYPGPDVDAELLRVNNAAFHWHPEQGGWTQAEVDERRGESWFDPAGLFLAYDADDLTGERLLGFHWTKVHRTPDTESSDASGVGEVYVVGVGPDAQGRGLGALLTLAGLHYLADRLGTDGTVLLYVEADNTAAVKTYRRLGFELYSADVAYAGAPTVS encoded by the coding sequence GTGACGGAACTGACCTGGCACACCGCACTCAGTGCTGCCGACCAGACGGCCATCCGTGAACTCGTCGCGGCGGCGACCGCCGCCGACGGCGTGGCCCCGGTCGGGGACCAGGTGCTGCGCGAACTCCCGCTGGACCGCACCCGGCATCTGCTGGCGCATGACTCCGGTGCGCTGGTCGGCTATCTGAATCTCGCGCCGGACATGGCCGAGGCCGTCGTCGCCGTCGACGCCCGGCGCCGGGGGATCGGCAGCGAGCTGATCCGCACCGGCCTGGCCGCCGGTGGCCCGGCCACCCGAATCTGGGCGCACGGCAACCTCGATGCCGCACGGGCCACCGCCGCGGCGCTCGGCCTGACCGCGGTGCGCGAACTCTGGCAGATGCGCCGCTCGTTGTCGGCCCTGCCTGCGCTGACCGAGGTACCGGGTGTTCGGCTGACCACCTATCCGGGACCCGACGTCGACGCCGAACTGCTGCGCGTCAACAACGCGGCGTTCCACTGGCACCCCGAGCAGGGTGGCTGGACGCAGGCCGAGGTGGACGAACGCCGGGGTGAGTCGTGGTTCGATCCGGCCGGGTTGTTCCTGGCATATGACGCCGACGATCTGACCGGGGAACGGTTGCTCGGCTTCCACTGGACGAAAGTTCATCGGACTCCGGACACCGAGTCTTCTGACGCCTCCGGCGTCGGTGAGGTGTACGTCGTCGGCGTCGGCCCGGACGCGCAGGGCCGCGGCCTCGGGGCGTTGCTGACGCTGGCCGGCCTGCACTACCTGGCAGACCGGCTGGGGACGGACGGCACCGTACTGCTGTATGTCGAGGCAGACAACACCGCGGCGGTGAAGACCTACCGACGTCTCGGGTTCGAGCTATACAGCGCCGACGTCGCCTACGCGGGGGCCCCAACCGTTAGCTGA